The Mercurialis annua linkage group LG2, ddMerAnnu1.2, whole genome shotgun sequence genome contains a region encoding:
- the LOC126669124 gene encoding probable pectate lyase 22 yields MSTFSLLSLAVFLLQVTSISSKYIPKHISEATEWSSERKQLEQGSCRFGNPIDDCWRCDPNWETNRKMLADCGIGFGRNAVGGRDGEFYVVTDSENDDPLNPVPGTLRYGVILDEPLWIIFDHDMVIKLKEELIMNSYKTIDGRGYNIQIAGGPCITISNVSNIIVHNIYIRDCVPAGNTIIRDSPRHAGMRGYSDGDGISIFAARDVWIDHCTLANCKDGLIDAVFGSTSITISNNYMLNHNEVMLMGHSDDFVEDKKMQVTIAFNFFGEGLTQRMPRCRHGYFHIVNNIYTAWEMYAIGGSANPTINSQGNVFIAKSTKEVTKRENAPGDDEWKSWNWRSDGDLMLNGAFFTPSGEKGAASYIKASSMVARPASILTNISPSAGALTCQRGQQC; encoded by the exons ATGTCcactttctctctcctctctctagCCGTGTTCTTGCTACAAGTCACTTCCATATCTTCTAAATATATACCAAAGCATATATCAGAAGCAACCGAGTG GAGCTCAGAAAGAAAGCAGCTAGAACAGGGATCATGCAGATTCGGCAATCCCATAGATGATTGCTGGAGATGTGACCCTAATTGGGAAACCAACAGGAAAATGCTAGCCGACTGTGGAATTGGGTTCGGACGCAATGCAGTGGGAGGAAGAGATGGTGAGTTTTACGTGGTGACGGATTCAGAAAATGATGACCCGTTAAACCCAGTTCCAGGAACACTTCGTTATGGTGTCATACTGGACGAACCTCTATGGATCATCTTTGATCATGACATGGTCATCAAGCTGAAGGAAGAACTTATCATGAACTCGTACAAAACAATAGATGGTAGAGGGTATAACATTCAAATAGCAGGTGGACCGTGTATAACCATCTCAAACGTAAGTAACATTATCGTACATAACATCTACATACGCGATTGTGTACCAGCTGGAAACACAATAATAAGGGACTCGCCTAGGCATGCCGGTATGAGAGGCTATTCGGACGGGGATGGAATATCAATTTTTGCAGCTAGGGACGTGTGGATCGATCATTGTACACTGGCTAACTGCAAAGACGGACTTATTGATGCCGTATTTGGATCAACATCTATAACAATCTCAAACAACTATATGTTGAACCATAATGAAGTTATGCTTATGGGTCATAGTGATGACTTTGTTGAAGACAAGAAAATGCAAGTCACTATTGCCTTCAACTTTTTCGGAGAAGGTCTGACCCAGAGAATGCCTAG GTGCAGACATGGATATTTTCACATTGTAAATAACATATACACTGCCTGGGAAATGTATGCAATTGGTGGAAGTGCCAATCCAACAATCAACAGCCAAGGCAATGTCTTTATTGCCAAATCTACAAAAGAG GTGACAAAGCGCGAAAATGCGCCAGGAGATGATGAGTGGAAGAGTTGGAATTGGAGATCAGATGGAGATCTGATGCTTAATGGTGCATTCTTTACACCTTCTGGTGAAAAAGGTGCAGCAAGCTACATAAAAGCATCAAGCATGGTTGCGAGACCAGCTTCAATTCTAACAAATATCTCTCCTTCTGCTGGAGCTCTTACTTGTCAGAGGGGCCAACAATGTTAG
- the LOC126666706 gene encoding protein TIC 20-v, chloroplastic, translating into MSALLSPLSLTPKPISISFKIPSLTLTRPRKATLITAKSNGKDSADVGDRLISAVCYFYPFFDGVQYGKYVLTQFSPIQTLIQPLIPAIRVFKSFPFNGFLVFLTLYFVVVRNNNFSRYVRFNTMQAIVLDVLLIFPDLLERGFNPRDGLGLDLLMSLDSTVFLFLLVCLMYGCSCCLFGQIPRLPIVADAADRQVM; encoded by the coding sequence ATGTCTGCTCTTCTCTCCCCACTCTCCCTCACACCCAAACCCATTTCCATCTCCTTCAAAATCCCATCCCTAACCCTAACCAGACCCAGAAAAGCCACACTCATCACAGCCAAATCCAACGGCAAGGATTCAGCAGATGTAGGCGACAGACTCATCTCCGCCGTCTGTTACTTCTACCCCTTCTTCGACGGCGTCCAATACGGTAAATACGTACTCACCCAATTCTCACCAATCCAAACCCTAATCCAACCCCTAATTCCCGCTATTCGGGTTTTTAAGAGCTTCCCCTTTAACGGGTTTTTAGTCTTCTTAACTCTGTATTTTGTTGTGgttagaaataataattttagtagATATGTTAGGTTTAATACGATGCAAGCGATTGTACTTGACGTGCTCTTGATATTTCCCGATTTGTTGGAGAGGGGGTTTAATCCGAGAGACGGGTTGGGTTTGGATTTGCTGATGAGTTTGGATAGTACtgtgttcttgtttttgttgGTTTGTTTGATGTATGGGTGTAGTTGTTGTCTGTTTGGTCAGATTCCTAGGTTGCCCATTGTTGCTGATGCTGCTGATAGGCAAGTTATGTGA